The DNA region ACCGACCTGCTTTGCCCACATGGAAGCAAGCATACCATTGGCAGCCCGTTCCCAGTCTCCGGCAGCTATAAAAGCCAGGGTGTTGTTGAAGCCCATAAGACCACCAATACCCAAGTTGAAACACATGTTCAGCAGCACCGACTTGCGGACTTCATCCAACCTATTGTATATCTCCGGAATCTCATCCAAAGGGTGTTTCTCGCAGTTCTGGATGTCATTCTCTCAGAGCACCTCGGCTTCGGTCTGGGAGATACCACAATCATCGAGATTGCGTCCTATACCGATGGTCAGCTTACCTGCAGTACAGCGGTAAGGCTTCAGCCGCAGACCTTCATGTCTGACTAACTGGGCTTTGATTCGGTTCATAACGCTTCGGTCATGCTATCTCCTTGTTCCAGATGTGATAATTGATCTGGAGCCAGGAAAGCACTAGCCTGTATGCTGACAAATCAGGATGAGCAAGGATGAGACAGAAAAACGAGCTCTTGAAAATTGAGTTTGCTTTTTTCTGACCGACGATTATTTTATATGTATTATGACAAATAAGTAGATTTAGCATGTAATTATGTATATAATAGAGTTGGATTTATCTTTGTTTTGATTTGTATTGATGTAATTTCGTGTTCGTATGTTAACTTGACTTTTAATTGGAGTAACAATGGCACCATCTATGTCAAAAAAATAATGGTGTCTGTTTTCACTTTTGTTTTTGTCGCTTAACTCCATTGGGTTTATTGCCGGATAGTACGGCAAGCTTGATCTGCTTGAATCGCCTGATACCTTTCTGGAATGTCCCCTTCGCCTCCGGCAAAAGGTATGGAGTATGTAGTTTTACGGGGCACTGTTGCGATATCCTGCGATCTTGACCGCTATTCCGAATATATAAAAAAGCGAGCCCGGCACGGAAGTCCGGGCTCGCTTTTCTATTCAGAATATCAGATACTATTGGGAGAGAATCAACTTGCCGGTGAAGCTTTCGCTGCCGATCACCAAACGGACGAAATATATTCCGCTTGAGGATTGCTTCCCACGATCGTCTTTGCCATCCCAGCCTGCTCTGTGAGAGCCTTTGGGGAGAGCTCCGCGATGGATGGTTTTGACCAATTGTCCACGGCTGTTATAGATGGCGAGCTTGATTTCGGCGTCTTGGCGGAGGGCATAATCTACGGTCAAGGCAGGGTTGAACGGATTCGGATACATCGAGACGATGCCGTTTTGCAGAGGGATGGACGGAGCGCCGGTGTTCTGGGGACTGACGAGAATGCTGATCGGCCCAAAGAATTCGTTGCCACCGTCAAGCTCCAGGCTTTCCAACCAGTAATAGTAGGTTGCCGGTTCATACACTTCAACGTCCCTATAGGCGTACACCTGCATTTGGGAAGTGTTGGTGGCATGAACAAAAGTATTCAGCATCAAAGCGTCCGTCAGATCAATATTGACATGCCGGTAAATACGGTAGCCGACCAGATTGGATTCCGTCTGAGTGACCCATTGTAACAAGACGTTGTTACTGCCGTTGATCATTGCTGTAAAGCTGGAAAGCTGCACCGGAAGGGTTTGTTCGTCGCTTCTGCCGATCGTCCAGGTTCCCTTGGTCAGGGTGGAAGGAACTACAATAACAATACTACGGGTGCTACCGGAGACATCATAGGTGCCCGGATACTTGGTGCCGCCTTTATTAACAGCAGGTTCGACTGATGCGCTCCATGGGAAATTGCCGTCATCGACATTCGTCCAGTAAAATGTGATCTGTTTGTTGCCGCTATATGTGCCTGTGATTACCCACTGACGGTTGACAAAGTTTGGCATTAGGGAGGGTGTACTCATCGCCAGATTGAAGGAATTGATGAGCGCTCCGCTGGTATCGATCCTGATGTAATTGACATTGGGAGAATAGTATCCATCCGTGCCAGTGCTACCGCTGTAGAATCCCGAAAGAACACTGAGGACGTTGTTGACCTGGATATTGTTGGTGAAGGTGACCCCTGCTGGGTTGGCTATATCAAGATTGTGGACGGGGAACGTAAAATAGGTTCCGGTGCTTTGTGCCACGCTGCCGTTGTAGATCAATTTTGAGGTGTTGCCAAACGCAGTGCTGCTGCTGATCTCCGGCAACAGAATACCAGTCACTTCGAGGATTCCGTTTACCTGAAGGTCTGTCCCCGCACCATTGGTGACGCTAAATGTCTGAGCGTTATTAACGATTACTTTGCCGCCGCTGTCAATGGTCGTTTGGTCGATGATGACCGACACAGTCACTGAGACTATATGGGAATTGCGAATCGTGATTGATATGGAGTTCGCGGCGTCCGGAGCGGCCACTGCATTGTTCCATGTACTGTTGTTCACGGAATACTGCCATGTGGAAATTGCATTCCAGTTTCCGCTTTGTAAGGTGCGATAATGGAAATCCGCGTTGGCTGTGCCGCGCAGATAGGGATAGCCGTCATTGATACCGACATCGATGTCCCAAACATAGATATAATCCCAGTTGGTAAAGGTGGATTGGGTCTTCATCTGGACAGTTGTTTTGCCCGTTCCGCCTGCGGATGTGGAAATACCGGATGTTTGTGTATCCCAGAAACAATTTTCACAGCTTCCGGTCGAAACCGTTCCGCCAAGTCCGGGAGGAAGAGACCCGCTGGTCAATCCCACCAGTCCGCCGATCCCGCCTTCCCAATTGCCGGGGGCGATCCCCCGGGTAACCGTTCCGGTGGAATAGCTGCGAAATATCGCACCGCCAATCGTGCATCCCGCAACACCGCCGACGCGGTCGCCTCCGGAAACGTTGCCACGGGCAAAGCTGTCCTGCGTGACGCCATTTTGGTTGCAGCCCACTAAACCTCCGTATTTGATGTTGTATGGATTATTGATTCCAGGCGTACCGGTTGGGTCGTTTGGGTTGCGAGCAACGTTATTGGGATGCGTAGCGGATACTGTCACTTTGGCATAGCTGAAACGGATGATCGGGACGCGTTGTTTGGCATTGCTGTTATTGGCGCCGACCAGACCACCGACACTTCCCAAACCGCGCACTTGCGCAGTTCCGCCGCTTGGTTCGGCATAGCACCTTTCGATTATTACGGTATAGGATCTTGCCGGAAGTGTATGAGGCAGAATCACATGTCCGACAAGAGTTCCGGTCGCTCTTCTGCCGGTTACGTTTGGATTGAGCAATCCAAGGTTTTTGATCATGACGTCGAAAGTGGAGGCTATGGTTGGAGTTCCGTTTGAAACATAACCAAACAGACCCACATGATCCTGTCCGCTCGACGGATAGAGACTATTGTCGATGGGTTGGGCTCCGCGATTGATGTATAAATTAGTGATTACTTTGCCGTTTCCGTTTTACACACCCCGGAAGGGATCGCTTTCTGTGCCAATGGGCACCCATCCCTTTCCACCGTCATAATCTATACCATAGGAGCTTAAGTCAATATCTGCCGTCTGAATAAAATACTTATTCAAATAACTGCCGCGGACGTTGTTCAAATCATTGGCATTGGCTATTTGGTATGGATCAACGCTGGTGCCTGAGCCACCGCTAAACAGCGCGTGTACGACTCCCACAATCATCATACTCGCTATGGCTAAAATCAATTTTATCTTTATCATTATTTCTCCCGAAATTCTGAAATGCTCCCCAGAGGCAGTCATCCCATATTTTTATATTACTCAGGCACCCTACTCACCCACACCCGGTTTCGAGTGGGCTATTGCGAACATCCTCTAATACTATAACTCTTTTGATGAGCAAAGCAAGAAGAATTGCAGTTGCTCAATAGGAATTACAATATATAAGAACTATATGCTCATATCTCTTGCGCGTCTTCTCCGTAGATCTGTTTGAAACGGGCGTTGTCGATCTCGTGGGGGTTACCGGAAAACTTGATTTTACCGTCTTTGAGAGCGATGACGCGGTTGCCATAGCGGCGGGCGAGGGAAAGAAAATGCAGGCTGCAGATGATGCTGATGCCCTCGCGATTGATCTCGCCAAGGTATTGCATGATGGAATCCGCAGTGGCGGGATCGAGGCTGGCGACCGGTTCGTCGGCGAGGATGATGCTGGGATTTTGCATCAATGCGCGTGCGATACCCACCCTTTGCTGTTGACCGCCGGAGAGGTGTTTGACCTGTTTGTGGGAAAAATCCTGCAAACCGACGCGCTTCATGTTTTCCCGCGCCATTTCGAGGTCGGATTTCGTAAATGGCGACATCAGATGATGATAGCCGAGGCGACCGGTGAGCACGTTAGTAAGCACAGATATATTTTTGACGAGGTTAAATTGTTGAAAAACCATGGCGATGTTGCGTCGGTAGCGTCTCAGGTTGTGATTGGAAAGCTCCCGTATTGATTGCCCTTCAAAGAGGATGTCTCCCGCGGTGGGTTCGATCAAGCGGTTGATGCAACGCAACAGAGTGGATTTCCCACTTCCGGAAAGCCCGAGCAGAATCACAAAATCGCCTTTTTGCACCTCGAAGGAAATGCCGTCCACGGCGAAGAGTTTGTTATCGTAAGTCTTTTTGAGATCGATGACTTGGAGTTGGTTCATCTATTTCAGCAGTTCGGAAGGGTCCAATTCCAGGATTTTGAGCGTAGTGCGAACGATGTCATAATCAGCATCCGTGGCATATTCGAGCCCGTCGATGTCATACAAGGTTTTCAGGGTTTGCTTGCCTTCATCGCTGGCGGCAAATGCATAGAGCGCCTTGCTGAGTTTGTCTGCAATCTCCGCGGGGATGCTTTTTCTGAAGGTGACCGTGTCGTTTGGGATCCAGTCCGTAAAACCGATGATGCTGATCTTTTCAAGGATATCTGGATAGGTATCCAGCAGCTTTTCGCGAGCGTCCTTGGGTCTGCCGCTGGCGTCTGCCGGAGACCAGTATGTGCAGGCTACGTCTGCCCTGCCGCTATATAGAGAAAGGATCGCCTGAGGATGACCACCGGCAAAAGTGATGTCCTTGGCAACGATGCCCTTCTGTTTGAGGATCGCGGAGGGATAGATGTATCCGGAGGCGGAGGCGGCATCGGTGTAGGCGATGATCCTGCCGGAAATGTCTTCGATGCTTTTGACCGGAGAATCGGAACGGGCGAGGAATTGACCGCGGTATTTGGTCAGTTCGTTGCGGACCGTCATGAATCTTACTTCGGCATCATATTTATCTTTGGCGAGCACATAGGCGTAGGTTGGCAGCCAGGCTATATCCGCCTGAAAACTTCCCAGAGCTTCGATCACGGCTGCATAACTGGTGGGGACTGCGACCTTGAAATGATAGCCGGTTTCCCTTTCCAGGTGGCGCGCGATGGCTTCTCCGCTGGCGACTACTTTTCCAGCTTCGAGCGAAGGAACGAAATACATCTTGATCGGGTTCTTTTTGGTGCCAAGATTACGGTTTGCCCGCCCGATGCGGGTGCTTTCGCTCATGCAAGCGGCAAGCGCGAACAGCAGAATCATCGATAATATCGTAAGCTTTATGCGCATGGTCATCTCCTTGGGCTAATGATAAAAGCCCAGTTTTGGCGTAATGGAAAAATAGTCAAATGAAATCTAAATCCAATCCCAATCCTCAAAGAACTGATCGATGATGAGCAGCTCGCGCTCAAGGACGGTCTTAAGTTCGATCTGATGGATTCCGTCAAGAGTGTGTCCCTCGGCGTTAAACATATTGGAGGAGAGGAGGATAACTTCATCTTCAGTAGCGTCCTGTTGGGAGCTGATATCGGATGCGGTGATCAATCCGCTCACGCTGATGTGCTTACCGAAGGTAAGATTGGAGATCGCTTTGCAGCGAATCACCGGCTCTGGAAAACGGGCATTGACGCGATCCGCGATCCTTTGCACATAAGGGAAAGCGGAGATCGAAGCCAGCATCAGATAGCGGGCGTTTTTCTTTTGCAGTTCACGCACGAAGGCACTTTTTTTGCGTTTGAAGTTTTGCATCGTCAGGCTGATCATACCGATGCCGTTTTCGAGTTGAGGATAATCGCCATAATACTCTTTTTCGGGAATCTCGCGCTTGGCGAGCAGGTAAAATTCGTCCGCGGCATAGATGAGATCGGTCTTGAGTTCAAGGCGCAGTCTCTCAATGAGATCGAGAGTATAAGACGCCAATTCCGCATCGAAACATCGCAAGGGTGTCAGTCGATGCCGATGATCGGTCAAACCCACTGGAACGATGCCGATGGAAAGAGTGTTCAGCCCTTTTGCAATCAGATCTCTGAGGCTTTTTTCCAGATGTATTCCATCGTTGATTCCCGGCAATAGCACGATCTGGGTGTGAAAACTGATGCCGCGTTTGGAGAGATTCTTGAGCAGCTTCATCAGATCAAACTCTTTCCGGTAGCGCATCATGCTGCGGCGCAGTTCGTTATCGGTTGTGTGCACAGAGATGTAAAGGGGACTGATGTGTTGTTCGATGATGCGCTTGATCTCGCCTGGTTCCAGATTGGTGAGTGTGATATAATTGCCAAAAACGAAGGAAAACAGATAGTCATCGTCCTTGTTATAGAGTGTGCCGCGCATGTTTGGAGGCATCTGATCGATGAAACAAAAGATGCAGTTGTTTTGGCAATGGTTGTGTTTGTAGGGTTCCGGTTCGATGCCCAGCGGACGGTTGTTTTGGCGCAATATCTTGACGAATGCCGTATTTCCCTCTGTGTCAAAATATTC from Candidatus Cloacimonadaceae bacterium includes:
- a CDS encoding phosphate/phosphite/phosphonate ABC transporter substrate-binding protein, producing the protein MRIKLTILSMILLFALAACMSESTRIGRANRNLGTKKNPIKMYFVPSLEAGKVVASGEAIARHLERETGYHFKVAVPTSYAAVIEALGSFQADIAWLPTYAYVLAKDKYDAEVRFMTVRNELTKYRGQFLARSDSPVKSIEDISGRIIAYTDAASASGYIYPSAILKQKGIVAKDITFAGGHPQAILSLYSGRADVACTYWSPADASGRPKDAREKLLDTYPDILEKISIIGFTDWIPNDTVTFRKSIPAEIADKLSKALYAFAASDEGKQTLKTLYDIDGLEYATDADYDIVRTTLKILELDPSELLK
- a CDS encoding DUF512 domain-containing protein, which translates into the protein MPLIIQNVLKSSLSAVYGLKAGDTLLRINGMQIEDFFDLEYYASDYELDVEYFDTEGNTAFVKILRQNNRPLGIEPEPYKHNHCQNNCIFCFIDQMPPNMRGTLYNKDDDYLFSFVFGNYITLTNLEPGEIKRIIEQHISPLYISVHTTDNELRRSMMRYRKEFDLMKLLKNLSKRGISFHTQIVLLPGINDGIHLEKSLRDLIAKGLNTLSIGIVPVGLTDHRHRLTPLRCFDAELASYTLDLIERLRLELKTDLIYAADEFYLLAKREIPEKEYYGDYPQLENGIGMISLTMQNFKRKKSAFVRELQKKNARYLMLASISAFPYVQRIADRVNARFPEPVIRCKAISNLTFGKHISVSGLITASDISSQQDATEDEVILLSSNMFNAEGHTLDGIHQIELKTVLERELLIIDQFFEDWDWI
- a CDS encoding glycoside hydrolase family protein, producing MDEVRKSVLLNMCFNLGIGGLMGFNNTLAFIAAGDWERAANGMLASMWAKQVG
- the phnC gene encoding phosphonate ABC transporter ATP-binding protein; its protein translation is MNQLQVIDLKKTYDNKLFAVDGISFEVQKGDFVILLGLSGSGKSTLLRCINRLIEPTAGDILFEGQSIRELSNHNLRRYRRNIAMVFQQFNLVKNISVLTNVLTGRLGYHHLMSPFTKSDLEMARENMKRVGLQDFSHKQVKHLSGGQQQRVGIARALMQNPSIILADEPVASLDPATADSIMQYLGEINREGISIICSLHFLSLARRYGNRVIALKDGKIKFSGNPHEIDNARFKQIYGEDAQEI
- a CDS encoding FlgD immunoglobulin-like domain containing protein: MGLFGYVSNGTPTIASTFDVMIKNLGLLNPNVTGRRATGTLVGHVILPHTLPARSYTVIIERCYAEPSGGTAQVRGLGSVGGLVGANNSNAKQRVPIIRFSYAKVTVSATHPNNVARNPNDPTGTPGINNPYNIKYGGLVGCNQNGVTQDSFARGNVSGGDRVGGVAGCTIGGAIFRSYSTGTVTRGIAPGNWEGGIGGLVGLTSGSLPPGLGGTVSTGSCENCFWDTQTSGISTSAGGTGKTTVQMKTQSTFTNWDYIYVWDIDVGINDGYPYLRGTANADFHYRTLQSGNWNAISTWQYSVNNSTWNNAVAAPDAANSISITIRNSHIVSVTVSVIIDQTTIDSGGKVIVNNAQTFSVTNGAGTDLQVNGILEVTGILLPEISSSTAFGNTSKLIYNGSVAQSTGTYFTFPVHNLDIANPAGVTFTNNIQVNNVLSVLSGFYSGSTGTDGYYSPNVNYIRIDTSGALINSFNLAMSTPSLMPNFVNRQWVITGTYSGNKQITFYWTNVDDGNFPWSASVEPAVNKGGTKYPGTYDVSGSTRSIVIVVPSTLTKGTWTIGRSDEQTLPVQLSSFTAMINGSNNVLLQWVTQTESNLVGYRIYRHVNIDLTDALMLNTFVHATNTSQMQVYAYRDVEVYEPATYYYWLESLELDGGNEFFGPISILVSPQNTGAPSIPLQNGIVSMYPNPFNPALTVDYALRQDAEIKLAIYNSRGQLVKTIHRGALPKGSHRAGWDGKDDRGKQSSSGIYFVRLVIGSESFTGKLILSQ